One window from the genome of Enterobacteriaceae bacterium Kacie_13 encodes:
- the flhB gene encoding flagellar type III secretion system protein FlhB: protein MAEESDLEKSEAPTAHRLEKAREEGQIPRSRELTSMLMLGGGLTLLWMSGESMSRQLGVMIAQGLNFDHNVIGNDRQMLQQMASLLGRAVMALIPVIGGLILIALAAPLLLGGLMFSAKSFEFKASRMDPIAGFKRLFSGQVLAELLKAILKASLVGSVAGMYLWHKWPEMLRLIAQPTIPALAEALHMIVFCGLIVVFGLTPMVAFDVFWQIWSNLKKLRMSKQDIRDEHKSQEGDPHVKGRIRQQQRAMSRRRMMADVPKADVIVTNPTHYAVALQYSEDKMSAPRVLAKGAGNVALRIKELGAEHKIPMLEAPPLARALYRHSDIGQQIPAALYAAVAEVLAWVYQLKRWKREGGLIPKKPQHLPVPEALDFAGESDTHG, encoded by the coding sequence GTGGCTGAAGAAAGCGATCTCGAAAAAAGTGAAGCCCCCACGGCGCACCGGTTAGAAAAAGCCCGTGAAGAAGGTCAGATCCCGCGTTCGCGCGAGCTGACCTCTATGTTGATGCTGGGCGGCGGCCTGACGCTGCTGTGGATGTCCGGCGAATCCATGTCACGACAGCTCGGCGTAATGATTGCGCAGGGGCTAAATTTCGATCACAACGTCATCGGTAATGACCGGCAGATGTTGCAGCAAATGGCCTCGCTGCTCGGGCGCGCGGTAATGGCGCTGATACCGGTGATTGGCGGACTGATTTTGATCGCACTCGCCGCGCCGCTGCTACTCGGCGGGCTGATGTTCAGCGCGAAATCTTTCGAATTTAAGGCCAGCCGCATGGATCCGATTGCCGGGTTCAAGCGGCTGTTTTCCGGTCAGGTGCTGGCGGAGCTGCTGAAGGCGATATTAAAAGCGTCGCTGGTCGGCAGCGTGGCGGGAATGTACCTGTGGCATAAATGGCCGGAGATGCTGCGGCTTATCGCCCAGCCGACTATTCCGGCGCTCGCCGAAGCACTGCACATGATAGTTTTTTGCGGGCTGATCGTAGTCTTCGGGTTAACGCCGATGGTGGCGTTCGATGTGTTCTGGCAAATCTGGAGCAATCTGAAAAAACTCCGCATGAGCAAGCAGGACATCCGCGATGAACATAAAAGTCAGGAAGGTGATCCGCACGTCAAAGGGCGTATCCGCCAGCAGCAACGTGCAATGTCCCGACGCCGCATGATGGCCGATGTGCCGAAGGCCGACGTCATCGTCACCAACCCGACGCACTACGCCGTGGCACTGCAATACAGTGAAGACAAAATGAGTGCGCCCAGGGTGCTGGCGAAAGGTGCCGGCAACGTGGCGCTGCGCATTAAAGAACTGGGTGCCGAACACAAAATTCCGATGCTGGAAGCGCCGCCTCTGGCGCGTGCGTTATACCGGCACAGCGACATTGGTCAGCAAATCCCGGCCGCGCTTTATGCTGCGGTCGCCGAAGTTCTGGCCTGGGTTTATCAGCTGAAACGCTGGAAGCGTGAAGGCGGACTGATCCCTAAAAAACCTCAACATTTACCGGTGCCTGAAGCATTGGATTTTGCAGGAGAGAGTGATACCCATGGCTAA
- a CDS encoding flagellar protein FlhE, translated as MKKTALWLLLCVSGQVLAASGSWSDSQRGVTLQNRGVMASSVALAASEGSPVRQRDSATITTVSWKYALMGPRPAGLEVKLCNTMNRCVALDADSGQTRSFYGQAASSPMRFIYFVPGKGAMNPPLRVLSNQVIVNYQ; from the coding sequence ATGAAAAAAACTGCGCTGTGGCTGCTGCTGTGCGTCAGCGGACAAGTGCTGGCGGCGTCCGGATCGTGGTCGGACAGCCAGCGCGGCGTCACGCTGCAAAACCGTGGCGTGATGGCGTCATCGGTAGCGCTGGCGGCGAGTGAAGGCTCGCCTGTTCGGCAGCGTGATTCGGCGACGATCACAACCGTCAGCTGGAAATATGCACTCATGGGGCCACGCCCGGCGGGACTTGAGGTGAAGTTGTGTAACACGATGAACCGCTGCGTGGCGCTTGACGCTGACAGCGGTCAGACCCGTTCTTTTTACGGCCAGGCGGCCAGTTCGCCGATGCGGTTTATTTATTTCGTGCCTGGAAAAGGGGCGATGAACCCACCGTTACGCGTTCTCAGCAATCAGGTGATTGTGAATTATCAGTAG
- the cheB gene encoding chemotaxis-specific protein-glutamate methyltransferase CheB, translating into MNKIRVLSVDDSALMRQLMTEIINSHPDMEMVATAPDPLVARDLIKKFNPDVLTLDVEMPRMDGLDFLEKLMRLRPMPVVMVSSLTGKGSEITLRALELGAIDFVTKPQLGIREGMLAYSEMIADKIRTASKARLNKSVNLDQPRMLSHTPLLSSEKLIAIGSSTGGTEAIRHVLQPLPPTCPALMITQHMPPGFTRSFAERLNKLCQITVKEAEDGERVLPGHAYIAPGDRHMELTRSGANYQVKLNDGPAVNRHRPSVDVLFRSVAQFAGRNAVGVILTGMGNDGAAGMLEMHRAGAYTLAQNEASCVVFGMPREAIATGGVNEVVDLSQISQRMLAQISAGQALRI; encoded by the coding sequence ATGAATAAAATCAGAGTATTGAGCGTCGATGACTCGGCGTTAATGCGTCAGCTGATGACTGAAATCATTAACAGCCATCCCGACATGGAAATGGTGGCCACTGCGCCGGATCCGCTGGTCGCGCGGGATCTTATCAAGAAATTTAACCCGGACGTACTGACGCTGGATGTCGAAATGCCGCGCATGGACGGGCTGGATTTTCTGGAAAAACTGATGCGCTTGCGCCCGATGCCGGTGGTGATGGTGTCATCGCTGACCGGTAAGGGTTCGGAAATCACGCTTCGCGCGCTGGAGTTGGGGGCGATAGATTTCGTCACCAAACCGCAGCTGGGCATCCGCGAAGGAATGCTGGCGTACAGCGAAATGATTGCCGACAAAATCCGCACCGCGTCCAAAGCGCGTCTGAACAAAAGCGTCAATCTTGACCAGCCGCGCATGCTCAGCCATACGCCGCTGCTCAGTAGTGAAAAGCTGATTGCGATTGGCTCTTCCACCGGCGGCACCGAGGCAATCCGCCACGTGTTGCAGCCGCTGCCGCCAACCTGTCCGGCGCTGATGATTACTCAGCACATGCCGCCGGGGTTCACGCGCTCTTTTGCCGAACGTCTGAACAAACTGTGCCAGATTACGGTGAAAGAGGCCGAAGACGGCGAGCGCGTTTTACCGGGTCACGCGTACATCGCGCCGGGTGACAGGCATATGGAGCTGACGCGCAGCGGCGCTAACTATCAGGTTAAGTTGAACGACGGCCCGGCGGTGAACCGCCATCGTCCGTCGGTTGACGTGTTATTTCGTTCGGTGGCGCAGTTCGCCGGACGCAATGCCGTCGGGGTGATCCTGACGGGAATGGGCAATGACGGCGCCGCCGGCATGCTGGAGATGCACCGCGCAGGGGCGTATACCCTGGCACAAAATGAAGCCAGTTGTGTGGTTTTCGGTATGCCTCGTGAGGCTATCGCCACCGGTGGCGTCAACGAAGTGGTGGATCTCAGCCAAATCAGTCAGCGAATGCTGGCACAAATATCAGCCGGTCAGGCATTACGTATTTAA
- the flhA gene encoding flagellar biosynthesis protein FlhA, translated as MANLAAMLRLPANFKSGQWQVLAGPILILMILSMMVLPLPPFLLDLLFTFNIALSIMVLLVAMFTQRTLDFAAFPTILLFSTLLRLSLNVASTRVILLEGHTGGAAAGRVIEAFGHFLVGGNFAIGIVVFIILVLINFMVITKGAGRIAEVGARFVLDGMPGKQMAIDADLNAGLIGEDEAKQRRSDVTQEADFYGSMDGASKFVRGDAVAGLMIMIINVVGGLLVGVLQHDMDFGHAAESYTLLTIGDGLVAQIPALVISTAAGVIVTRVGTNQDVGEQMVTQLFRNPRVMMLSAGVLGLLGMVPGMPNLVFLLFTTALLALAWWIRGQEQKEPVVKAAAPVEGENKQLVEASWQDVQLEDPLGMEVGYRLIPMVDFAQNGELLGRIRSIRKKFAQEMGYLPPVIHIRDNLELPPAGYRILMKGVEIGTGTAHPGRWMAINPGSAIGELPGEPTVDPAFGLAAVWIEPAMREQAQIQGFTVVEASTVVATHLNHLISLHARELFGRQETQELMDRVSKEMPKLTEDFIPGVISLTNMHKVLQNLLSERVSIRDMRTIIETLAEYAPTQPDPNELTSVVRVALGRAITQQWFPGTGEVQVIGLDTALERLLLQALQSGGGLEPGLADRLLTQSEAALQRQDMLGAPPVLLVNHALRPLLSRFLRRSLPQIVVMSNLEMSDSRQIRMTATIGGE; from the coding sequence ATGGCTAATCTGGCCGCGATGCTGCGTTTACCCGCCAACTTTAAGTCCGGACAATGGCAGGTGCTGGCTGGCCCTATCCTGATCCTGATGATCCTGTCGATGATGGTGCTACCGCTGCCGCCGTTCCTGCTCGACTTACTGTTTACCTTTAATATCGCGCTGTCCATCATGGTGCTGCTGGTGGCGATGTTCACCCAGCGGACGCTGGATTTTGCGGCGTTCCCGACCATTCTGCTGTTTTCCACGTTGCTGCGCCTGTCGCTCAACGTGGCATCGACCCGTGTGATCTTGCTGGAAGGCCACACCGGCGGCGCCGCTGCAGGGCGGGTGATCGAAGCCTTCGGCCACTTCCTGGTCGGCGGTAATTTCGCCATCGGTATCGTGGTCTTTATCATCCTGGTGCTGATCAACTTTATGGTTATCACCAAGGGTGCGGGGCGTATCGCCGAAGTGGGCGCGCGTTTCGTGCTCGACGGGATGCCCGGCAAACAGATGGCGATTGACGCCGATCTTAACGCCGGTCTGATTGGCGAGGACGAGGCCAAACAGCGCCGCAGCGACGTGACGCAGGAAGCCGACTTCTACGGTTCGATGGATGGTGCGAGTAAGTTCGTCCGCGGTGATGCCGTTGCCGGTCTGATGATCATGATTATTAACGTCGTCGGCGGCCTGCTGGTCGGCGTTCTGCAACATGACATGGATTTCGGCCATGCGGCGGAAAGCTACACCTTGCTCACTATCGGTGACGGTCTGGTCGCGCAGATCCCCGCGCTGGTGATCTCCACCGCAGCGGGTGTTATCGTGACCCGCGTTGGCACCAATCAGGACGTCGGCGAGCAGATGGTCACCCAGCTGTTTCGCAATCCGCGCGTCATGATGCTCAGTGCCGGCGTGCTCGGCTTGCTCGGCATGGTGCCGGGAATGCCGAATCTGGTCTTCCTGTTGTTCACGACCGCGCTGCTGGCGCTGGCCTGGTGGATCCGTGGTCAGGAACAAAAAGAACCGGTGGTGAAAGCCGCCGCGCCGGTCGAAGGCGAAAACAAGCAACTGGTGGAAGCGAGCTGGCAGGACGTTCAGCTGGAAGATCCGCTGGGGATGGAAGTGGGTTACCGGCTGATCCCGATGGTGGATTTCGCGCAAAACGGCGAGCTGCTGGGGCGTATACGCAGTATCCGTAAGAAATTTGCGCAGGAAATGGGCTATCTGCCTCCGGTTATTCATATCCGCGATAACCTCGAACTGCCGCCTGCGGGCTACCGTATTCTGATGAAAGGCGTCGAAATTGGCACCGGCACCGCGCACCCTGGTCGCTGGATGGCGATCAATCCGGGCAGCGCCATTGGTGAACTGCCGGGCGAACCGACGGTTGACCCGGCCTTTGGTCTGGCTGCCGTGTGGATTGAACCGGCAATGCGTGAACAGGCGCAAATTCAGGGCTTCACCGTGGTGGAAGCCAGTACCGTGGTCGCAACACACCTCAATCACCTGATCAGCCTCCACGCCCGCGAGCTGTTTGGCCGCCAGGAAACGCAGGAACTGATGGACCGCGTCAGTAAGGAAATGCCGAAACTGACCGAAGACTTTATTCCGGGCGTGATTTCGCTGACTAACATGCACAAAGTGCTGCAAAACCTGTTGTCGGAACGCGTGTCGATCCGCGATATGCGTACCATTATTGAAACACTGGCAGAATACGCGCCGACCCAGCCGGATCCCAATGAGCTGACCTCGGTCGTGCGTGTGGCGTTGGGCAGGGCGATCACTCAGCAATGGTTCCCCGGTACCGGCGAAGTACAAGTGATCGGGCTGGATACCGCGCTGGAGCGCCTGTTGCTGCAGGCCTTGCAAAGCGGCGGCGGGCTCGAACCGGGTCTGGCCGATCGTCTGCTGACGCAGTCCGAAGCTGCGTTGCAGCGTCAGGATATGCTCGGCGCGCCGCCAGTTCTGCTGGTGAATCATGCGCTGCGTCCGCTGTTGTCACGTTTCCTGCGCCGTTCGTTGCCGCAGATTGTGGTGATGTCGAATCTGGAAATGAGCGACAGCCGCCAGATCCGCATGACCGCGACCATCGGCGGGGAATAA
- a CDS encoding fatty acid hydroxylase, which yields MVDLIIPIVFMLAVVLGEACLLQYLRKEPVNWRDVMFNLNSGHVMLWLFRGLEIFSYGLVVSHFSLNWVGNWPAPLMWIFALMAWDFGFYWLHRLHHKFGPLWAVHVVHHQGEHFNLSLGVRNSWYSSLTSIPFFMLLAIAGVPLSVFITVSLLHYSVQLFNHNALTGNLGFLEKIFVTPSHHRVHHVNDRFYADKNCGGTFIFWDKMFGTFWPGLPEEDFTYGSGKQPHPQNPFWASNQPFFQYLKLPFRYQPKPPQFRCATASLLTGGMLLFSLVVGYVWQYGYGYHDTTLPQITLFLLLMAGTLALGGIAEGRKWGVTAWLLITVALSAIFLVGLRWHETFWIWLMPFITLHGISLALGFGRRQAQVPACE from the coding sequence ATGGTTGATTTAATCATTCCGATCGTTTTTATGCTGGCGGTCGTGCTGGGCGAAGCCTGCCTGTTGCAGTACCTGCGCAAAGAGCCGGTGAACTGGCGAGACGTCATGTTTAATCTCAACTCCGGGCATGTGATGCTGTGGTTGTTTCGCGGGCTGGAGATTTTCTCTTACGGACTGGTGGTCTCCCATTTCAGCCTGAACTGGGTGGGTAACTGGCCAGCGCCGCTGATGTGGATTTTCGCCCTTATGGCCTGGGATTTCGGCTTTTACTGGCTGCACCGGCTGCACCATAAATTTGGCCCGCTGTGGGCAGTTCACGTAGTGCATCATCAGGGCGAGCACTTTAACCTGTCGCTCGGCGTGCGCAATTCCTGGTATTCCTCACTGACCTCAATTCCGTTCTTTATGCTGCTGGCGATCGCCGGGGTCCCGCTGTCGGTCTTTATTACCGTGTCGCTGCTGCATTATTCTGTGCAGCTGTTTAACCACAACGCCCTGACCGGCAATCTCGGGTTCCTCGAAAAGATTTTTGTGACGCCTTCGCACCACCGCGTTCACCACGTGAATGACCGTTTTTATGCAGATAAAAACTGCGGTGGCACCTTTATTTTCTGGGACAAGATGTTCGGGACTTTCTGGCCGGGTCTGCCAGAGGAGGATTTCACCTACGGTTCCGGCAAACAGCCGCATCCGCAGAATCCCTTCTGGGCCAGCAATCAACCGTTCTTTCAGTATCTGAAATTGCCGTTCCGCTATCAGCCCAAACCGCCGCAATTCCGCTGCGCCACTGCCAGCCTGCTGACCGGCGGTATGCTGCTGTTCTCACTGGTTGTCGGCTACGTCTGGCAATATGGTTACGGCTATCACGACACCACATTGCCGCAGATTACGCTGTTCCTGTTACTGATGGCCGGAACGCTGGCACTGGGCGGTATCGCCGAAGGCCGCAAATGGGGTGTAACGGCGTGGCTGCTGATAACCGTAGCGCTCTCCGCAATTTTTCTGGTCGGCCTGCGCTGGCACGAAACGTTCTGGATCTGGCTGATGCCGTTCATCACTCTGCACGGCATCAGTCTGGCGCTTGGGTTCGGACGCCGTCAGGCGCAGGTGCCCGCCTGTGAGTAA
- the cheZ gene encoding protein phosphatase CheZ, whose product MAEIPMPANDAATAGDIIARIGQLTRMLRDSMRELGLDQAIAQAAEAIPDARDRLDYVVTMTAQAAERALNCVEAAQPVQNKLESGAKKLDKRWDEWFENPIELSDARELVSDTRGYLKEVPEHTGFTNAQLMEIMMAQDFQDLTGQVIKRMMTVVQEIENQLLMVLMENIPEQQARAKRENDSLLNGPQLDTNGVGVVASQEQVDDLLDSLGF is encoded by the coding sequence ATGGCAGAAATACCAATGCCTGCAAATGATGCAGCAACCGCGGGCGATATTATCGCCCGCATTGGGCAACTGACTCGTATGTTACGTGACAGTATGCGTGAACTTGGCCTGGATCAGGCCATTGCTCAGGCGGCTGAAGCGATTCCTGATGCACGCGATCGTCTCGATTACGTCGTCACCATGACCGCACAGGCGGCTGAACGTGCGCTCAACTGTGTGGAAGCTGCACAGCCGGTTCAGAACAAACTGGAATCCGGCGCGAAAAAGCTCGATAAGCGCTGGGATGAATGGTTTGAGAATCCGATCGAACTGTCTGACGCGCGTGAACTGGTCTCCGACACCCGCGGCTACCTGAAAGAAGTGCCAGAGCATACTGGTTTCACCAACGCGCAGTTGATGGAAATCATGATGGCGCAGGACTTTCAGGATCTGACCGGTCAGGTGATCAAACGCATGATGACCGTGGTGCAGGAAATTGAAAATCAGCTGCTGATGGTGCTGATGGAAAACATTCCAGAGCAACAGGCCAGAGCGAAACGTGAAAACGACAGTCTGCTCAACGGACCGCAGCTCGACACTAACGGCGTCGGCGTAGTCGCCTCGCAGGAACAGGTCGACGATCTGCTGGATAGTCTGGGATTCTAA
- the cheY gene encoding chemotaxis protein CheY, with protein sequence MADPNLRFLVVDDFSTMRRIVRNLLKELGFQNVEEAEDGVDALNKLRAGGFDFVVSDWNMPNMDGLDLLKTIRADAALAKLPVLMVTAEAKKENIVAAAQAGASGYVVKPFTAATLEEKLGKIFEKLGM encoded by the coding sequence ATGGCCGATCCAAATCTGAGATTTCTGGTAGTAGACGATTTCTCTACCATGCGTCGTATTGTTCGCAACCTGCTGAAAGAGCTGGGCTTCCAGAACGTGGAAGAAGCGGAAGATGGTGTTGATGCGCTGAACAAACTGCGCGCCGGAGGTTTTGACTTCGTGGTATCCGACTGGAACATGCCTAACATGGACGGTCTGGATTTACTCAAAACGATCCGTGCCGATGCCGCACTGGCAAAACTGCCGGTACTGATGGTCACCGCCGAAGCTAAAAAAGAAAACATTGTGGCCGCAGCACAGGCCGGTGCCAGTGGTTATGTCGTGAAGCCATTTACCGCCGCCACGCTGGAAGAAAAGCTGGGCAAAATCTTCGAAAAACTGGGCATGTAG
- a CDS encoding inositol phosphorylceramide synthase, with protein sequence MINRLWHMLVGWGAVGVVYQLTDAFQKPGIMLVPSYIDRAIPFNPAGIWLYLSFFLIIPLAYLTCPVNRLRWLRNSMMVTALLSGVVYMFWPTTMAYPALTQNTLSGRLLTRLADVDSTQNCLPSLHMALTVLSVWAVSSSNRWKTGIYVLWSLAIAFSILQLRRHLFVDLISGTALALGVGALLWRLRFVSRSGQKESAHG encoded by the coding sequence ATGATTAACCGTTTGTGGCACATGCTGGTGGGCTGGGGCGCTGTCGGCGTGGTATATCAACTGACGGACGCCTTTCAGAAACCCGGTATAATGCTGGTGCCCTCCTACATTGACCGGGCGATCCCATTCAACCCGGCCGGTATCTGGCTGTATCTGTCGTTCTTTCTGATCATTCCCTTAGCCTATCTGACCTGCCCGGTCAACCGGCTGCGCTGGTTGCGTAATTCGATGATGGTCACCGCGCTGTTATCAGGCGTTGTATATATGTTCTGGCCGACGACGATGGCTTATCCTGCTTTGACGCAAAACACCCTCAGCGGGCGGCTGCTCACCCGGTTAGCGGACGTTGACTCAACCCAGAACTGTTTGCCCTCGCTGCATATGGCGCTGACGGTGCTGTCGGTTTGGGCGGTCAGCAGCAGTAACCGTTGGAAAACGGGTATTTACGTGTTGTGGTCTCTGGCTATCGCCTTCTCCATTTTGCAATTACGTCGTCATCTGTTTGTCGATTTGATCAGCGGCACCGCACTGGCGCTTGGCGTCGGCGCACTGCTGTGGCGGTTAAGGTTTGTCTCCCGTTCCGGTCAAAAGGAAAGCGCTCATGGTTGA
- a CDS encoding acyl-CoA desaturase encodes MEPKVTAPTYQQRDDLALHRDLTKAANQYLLQRHDHRFADSLMIGKLLCLAALCGLFYATALLSGKPVIFACSYFAFIFTAMLLAINAVHDASHNAFFRRAWANRALNFVICIPLGLDADCWRVRHVECHHAHLNVQGYDLDIEENGVLRQTPFQRIKSFMQAQQYYWPFVAALTFPCIIWFFDWIDRAGKTRVQPKMRHQGVRGWGLFLTAKTLHLLLALAIPYWILRQQGIGGDTLLWCYLAGQMLSSLIFVVLILGSHWAMGTFYEVPKDGHFQHGRYRHVFATTIDWVPSVRWLSYWMGELNRHLTHHIFPNWNHRHYPALSAIIAQVTQRHGVTYHCVSLQEILIAQQRFLRAMGKGETATGLMEKSTDNSQSPDC; translated from the coding sequence GTGGAGCCAAAAGTGACCGCGCCGACCTATCAGCAGCGTGACGATCTGGCGCTGCATCGCGACCTGACTAAAGCGGCCAATCAGTATCTGTTGCAACGTCACGACCACCGGTTTGCCGATAGCCTGATGATCGGCAAACTACTGTGCCTGGCAGCCCTGTGCGGACTGTTTTACGCCACGGCGCTGTTGAGCGGAAAACCCGTCATTTTTGCCTGCAGTTATTTCGCGTTTATTTTTACCGCCATGCTGCTGGCCATCAATGCCGTGCACGACGCCTCACACAATGCGTTTTTCCGTCGGGCCTGGGCGAACCGTGCGCTGAACTTTGTAATTTGTATTCCGCTGGGGCTGGACGCCGACTGCTGGCGGGTACGCCATGTGGAGTGCCATCACGCGCACCTGAATGTGCAGGGTTACGATCTGGATATCGAGGAAAACGGCGTGCTGCGCCAGACACCTTTTCAGCGTATTAAAAGTTTTATGCAGGCGCAGCAATATTACTGGCCGTTTGTCGCAGCGCTGACGTTTCCGTGCATCATCTGGTTTTTTGACTGGATCGACCGTGCAGGAAAAACCCGCGTGCAGCCTAAAATGCGCCATCAGGGCGTGCGCGGCTGGGGGTTGTTTCTCACCGCTAAAACGCTGCATCTGTTGCTGGCACTGGCGATCCCCTACTGGATTTTACGCCAGCAGGGGATCGGCGGCGACACGCTGTTGTGGTGTTATTTAGCCGGACAAATGCTCTCGTCGCTGATTTTTGTGGTGCTGATTTTAGGCTCGCACTGGGCGATGGGGACGTTCTATGAAGTCCCTAAAGACGGGCATTTCCAACACGGGCGCTATCGCCACGTTTTCGCCACCACCATCGACTGGGTGCCTTCTGTGCGCTGGCTGTCTTACTGGATGGGCGAACTCAACCGCCACCTGACCCACCACATTTTCCCCAACTGGAACCACCGGCATTATCCGGCGCTTTCGGCCATCATCGCCCAGGTGACGCAGCGCCACGGCGTGACCTATCACTGCGTTTCACTGCAAGAGATTTTGATTGCCCAGCAGCGATTCCTGCGGGCAATGGGGAAAGGAGAGACGGCGACAGGATTGATGGAGAAATCTACTGATAATTCACAATCACCTGATTGCTGA
- a CDS encoding acyl-CoA desaturase gives MPLFMPDGEQAFHRALNIQAQAYLKDHGDHRYADGLSLVKALALALWCVAGYIICLTQHSGWGFFGGYLLFVLMGMLLNVNVNHDASHNVFLRSTRANRIISRLVTLPLGVDPDYWRVRHVAFHHRYANVEHYDLDTQENGIFRQSPYQQHRPHMRFQHLYWPLIAALSLPYITWIFDWSDRLGKTPLKLTDALPGRRGWVIFAGFKLLHLLLVLVVPLFVAHAHGISSGVVIASYLISQMIASTFVVFLLLGTHWAQAEFYEAPAAGKMPQGWYKHNFATACDWHPTPLWLEKWFGMLNLHLTHHLFPGWHHRHYPALAKIIAALAAEHGLNYRCIGYRQLLREQQDFLRKMGNGDDLRTAQGTSPWSQK, from the coding sequence ATGCCGCTGTTTATGCCCGATGGCGAGCAGGCGTTTCACCGCGCGCTGAATATTCAGGCGCAGGCGTATCTGAAGGATCACGGCGACCACCGCTATGCTGACGGACTCAGTCTGGTGAAAGCCCTCGCACTGGCGTTGTGGTGCGTGGCAGGCTACATAATTTGCCTGACGCAGCACAGCGGCTGGGGTTTCTTCGGCGGATATCTGCTCTTCGTACTGATGGGAATGCTGCTGAACGTTAACGTCAATCACGATGCCTCACACAACGTTTTTTTACGCAGCACGCGCGCCAACCGTATCATCAGCCGTCTGGTCACGCTGCCGCTGGGTGTCGACCCGGATTACTGGCGGGTCCGCCACGTAGCGTTCCACCACCGCTACGCTAACGTCGAACATTACGATCTGGATACGCAGGAAAACGGTATCTTCCGCCAGAGCCCGTATCAGCAACATCGCCCGCACATGCGCTTTCAACATCTTTACTGGCCGCTGATCGCCGCACTGTCACTGCCTTACATTACGTGGATTTTTGACTGGTCGGACAGACTGGGCAAAACGCCATTAAAGCTGACTGATGCATTGCCCGGCAGACGCGGCTGGGTGATTTTCGCCGGATTTAAACTTCTGCATTTGTTACTGGTGCTGGTCGTGCCACTGTTCGTCGCCCATGCCCACGGCATCAGCTCGGGCGTGGTGATTGCCAGCTATCTGATAAGCCAGATGATCGCCTCCACCTTCGTGGTGTTTCTGCTGCTGGGGACACACTGGGCGCAGGCGGAATTTTATGAAGCACCCGCCGCAGGCAAAATGCCGCAGGGCTGGTATAAGCATAATTTCGCCACCGCCTGCGACTGGCACCCGACACCGCTGTGGCTGGAAAAATGGTTCGGCATGCTCAATCTGCATCTGACGCACCATTTATTTCCGGGCTGGCACCACCGGCATTATCCGGCGCTGGCGAAGATCATTGCCGCGCTTGCCGCCGAACACGGGCTGAATTATCGCTGTATCGGCTATCGCCAGTTGCTGCGCGAACAGCAGGATTTTCTGCGCAAAATGGGCAACGGTGACGATCTGCGGACTGCTCAGGGCACAAGCCCGTGGAGCCAAAAGTGA